The Dendropsophus ebraccatus isolate aDenEbr1 chromosome 6, aDenEbr1.pat, whole genome shotgun sequence nucleotide sequence AGTGTGAGGCCGCCCCAGTGTAGGGCTCCTCCATACTACAAGTGTGAGGCTGCCCCAGTGTAgacctcctccatactacaagtGTGAGGCCGCCCCAGCGTAGGGCTCCTCCATACTACAAGTGTGGGACTGCCCCAGTGTAGGACTCCTCCATACTACAAGTGTGAGGCCGCCCCAGTGTAGGGCTCCTCCATGAGTGTGAGGCCGCCCCAGTGTAGGGCTCCTCCATACTACAAGTGTGAGACTGCCCCGGTGTAGGGCTCCTCCATACTACAAGTGTGGGACTGCCCCAGTGTAGGGCTCCTCCATACTACAAGTGTGAGACTGCCCGGGTGTAGGGCTCCTCCACACTACAAGTGTGGGACTGCCCAAGTGTAGAGCTCCTCCATACTACAAGTGTGAGACTGCCCCAGTGTAGGGCTCCTCCATACTACAAATGAGACTGTCCATACTATGAGTGTCAGGCCGCCCCAGCACTCACCCTGGTCTCCGGTGCTGTTGCACCAGTCCTTCTGGTCCTGGCAGATCCGGGCATCGGCACTGCTGTTCACCCTCCTCCATGCCCCGTCACCCCCGGGGCAGCTGATATTGGGGGGAAGAGCTCTAACAAGACAACAAGGGGTTAACACTCTAAAGATAAGACAAGGcagtgggggtggggctaagcAGTCACGTGACCACACTCACATGTACTCCAGGCCAATAAGTCCCTGAAATGCGTCAGCTGGCAGATCCTGCAAAGGATTCTGGGAGAGATCTCTGGGGAGAAGAGAGGAACCACATGTCAGCCAGGTTAAAGGTCACCTGACACCGGAGTGAGGGGAGGGGTTACTTACATGGCAGCCAGAGCAGCGCTCAGATGGAGGGCGGGGTCCAGGTGAAAGAGAGAGCAATTATGGAGATCAAGCCTGGAGGACGAGACAGAGGTCATCAACATAATGTCCCCCCTGGGGCCGGTGATGGGTGTCGGTCCTGTCCCCCCTGTGGTCAGAGATGGTTTCGGTCCTGTGCCCCTGGGGCCGGTTATGGTGTCGGTCTTGTGCCTGCTTGGGCCGGTGACTGCTTCGGTCCTGTGCCCCCTGGGGCCGGTGATGGTGTTGGTTCCGTTCCCCCCCGTGTCCGGTGACTGTGTCGGTCCTGTACCCCCCGTGTCCGGAGACTGTGTcggtcctgtacccccccccccccgtggccgTTGATGGTGTCGGTCCTGTACCCCCCGTGGCCGTTGATGGTGTCGGTCCTGTACCCCCCGTGGCCGGAGACTGTGTCGGTCCTGTACCCCCCGTGGCCGGAGACTGTGTCGGTCCTGTACCCCCCGTGGCCGGAGACTGTGTCGGTCCTGTACCCCCCGTGGCCGGAGACTGTGTCGGTCCTGTACCCCCCGTGGCCGGTGACTGTGTCGGTCCTGTACCCCCGTGGCCGGTGACTGTGTCGGTCCTGTACCCCCCGTGGCCGGTGACTGTGTCGGTCCTGTACCCCCCGTGGCCGGTGACTGTGTcggtcctgtacccccccccccccgtggacgTTGATGGTGTCAGACCTGTACCCCCCGTGGCCGGAGACTGTGTCGGTCCTGTACCCCCCGTGGCCGGAGACTGTGTCGGTCCTGTACCCCCCGTGGCCGGTGACTGTGTCGGTCCTGTACCCCCCCTGGCCGGTGACTGTGTCGGTCCTGTACCCCCCCGTGGCCGTTGATGGTGTCGGTCCTGTACCCCCCCGTGGCCGTTGATGGTGTCGGTCCTGTACCCCCCGTGGCCGGAGACTGTATCGGTCCCGTACCCCCCGTGGCCGGAGACTGTGTCGGTCCCGTACCCCCCGTGGCCGGAGACTGTGTCGGTCCCGTACCCCCCGTGGCCGGAGACTGTCGGTCCTGTACCCCCCGTGGCCGTTGATGGTGTCGGTCCTGTACCCCCCGTGGCCGGAGACTGTGTCGGTCCTGTACCCCCCGTGGCCGGAGACTGTGTCGGTCCTGTACCCCCCGTGGCCGGAGACTGTGTCGGTCCTGTACCCCCCGTGGCCGGAGACTGTGTCGGTCCTGTACCCCCCGTGGCCGTTGATGGTGTCGGTCCTGGTCCTGTCCCCGCTGTGACCGGTGATGGTTTCGGTCCCCCTCATGGTGTCGGTCCCCCTCATGGTGTGGGTTCTATGGCCCCCCGTACCCGATCACGGTGTCGTTCCCGGTCACACAGCAGCGGGCCACTATCCGGGCCCCGGGGGTCCCCACACATCTCCTCCCGACCTCCGACACGTTCCTCATCTCTCCAGGACACCAGCTGCAGATGGGCTGTGGAGACAGAAGGGTTAATTAGTGACTCCGCCCCCCGAGTGCGGTCACCTGACCCTGGGGTCTCCTCCTGGCTGGAGGGGATGAGGCGCCACATTGTGGCCGGTTGGGGCGCTGCACTCCCTCATCTGCCGGGGACGGCCCTCAGCACCATTCACACCTGTGATAATCCTATGATAATATCGCGATATGTGCTGATACCACGGTGTCTCACCTGAGCCGCCCCCAGCGCTCCGCTCACCACCAGGAAGAGCCACACAACACCCGGCGCCGCCGCCATCACACCCGGTCATGTGATCCCAGGTGTCCGTCACGTGACAGAAGGATTCCGGAGGTGGGCGGAGCGCCCTCTGCCGGCAGCTTCATCACACGTGCGAGCGACGTAATCCGGCGGGAACTAGTGGCCCCGCCCTGAGCTGCTGTCTCCATGGCAACACAGTGTACAGGTGGCGTGTGTGGCTgcgtgtagtgtgtgtatagtgtggggtacgctgggtgtagtgtgtatagtgtggggtatgctgggtgtagtgtgtgtatagtgtggggtatgctgggtgtagtgtgtgtatagtgtggggtatgctgggtgtagtgtgtatagtgtgtggtatgctgggtgtagtgtgtgtgtatagtgtggggtatgctgggtgtagtgtgtgtgtatagtgtggggtatgctgggtgtagtgtgtggatagtgtggggtatgctgggtgtagtgtgtgtgtgtgtgtggatagtgtggggtacgctgggtgtagtgtgtgtatagtgtggggtatgctgggtgtagtgtgtgtgtatagtgtggggtacgctgggtgtagtgtgtgtatagtgtggggtatgctgggtgtagtgtgtgtgtgtgtgtatagtgtggggtatgctgggtgtagtgtgtggatagtgtggggtatgctgggtgtagtgtgtgtgtgtgtggggtatgctgggtgtagtgtgtggatagtgtggggtatgctgggtgtagtgtgtggatagtgtggggtatgctgggtgtagtgtgtgtatagtgtggggtacactgggtgtagtgtgtgtggatAGTGTGGGGTACActaggtgtagtgtgtgtgtgtatagtgtggggtacactaggtgtagtgtgtgtgtgtatagtgtggggtacactaggtgtagtgtgtgtgtgtgtgtgtagtgtggggtACActaggtgtagtgtgtgtgtgtgtagtgtggggtatgctgggtgtagtgtgtatagtgtgtggtatgctgggtgtagtgtggatagtgtggggtacgctgggtgtagtgtgtatagtgtggggtatgctgggtgtagtgtgtatagtgtggggtacgctgggtgtagtgtgtgtatagtgtggggtatgctgggtgtatagtgtggggtatgctgggtgtagtgtgtatagtgtggggtatgctgggtgtagtgtgtatagtgtggggtatgctgggtgtagtgtgtgtatagtgtggggtatgctgggtgtagtgtgtatagtgtggggtatgctgggtgtagtgtgtatagtgtggggtatggtgggtgtagtgtgtgtatagtgtggggtatgctgggtgtagtgtgtgtatagtgtggggtatgctgggtgtagtgtgtgtatagtgtggggtatgctgggtgtagtgtgtgtatagtgtggggtacgctgggtgtagtgtgtgtatagtgtggggtacgctgggtgtagtgtgtgtatagtgtggggtacgctgggtgtagtgtgtgtgtgtatagtgtggggtacgctgggtgtagtgtgtgtatagtgtggggtacgctgggtgtagtgtgtgtatagtgtggggtacgctgggtgtagtgtgtgtgtatagtgtggggtacgctgggtgtagtgtgtgtgtatagtgtggggtatgctgggtgtagtgtgtgtatagtgtggggtacgctgggtgtagggggctgtatatagtgtggggtacgctgggttaaaggggctgtgtatagtgtgcggtacACCGGGTATAGTGCGTGGGGTATACTCTGTGTAGGGGGCTGTGTAAAGTGTGTGGGGTACGCCGGTTGCTGGGTGTAGTGTGGGGTacactgggtgtagtgtgtgtgtgtgtatagtgtggggtacgcCGGGTGTAGGGgctgtgtatagtgtggggtatggtgggtgtagtgtgtatagtgtggggtacgctgggtgtagtgtgtgtgtgtgtgtgtggatagtgtggggtacgctgggtgtagtgtgtgtgtgtggggtatgctgggtgtagtgtgtgtatagtgtggggtacgctgggtgtagtgtgtgtatagtgtggggtacactgggtgtagtgtgtgtgtggatagtgtggggtacgctgggtgtagtgtgtgtggggtatgctgggtgtagtgtgtgtatagtgtggggtacgctgggtgtagtgtgtgtatagtgtggggtacgctgggtgtagtgtgtgtatagtgtggggtacgctgggtgtagtgtgtgtgtgtatagtgtggggtacgctgggtgtagggggctgtatatagtgtggggtacgctgggttaaaggggctgtgtatagtgtgcggtacACCGGGTATAGTGCGTGGGGTATACTCTGTGTAGGGGGCTGTGTAAAGTGTGTGGGGTACGCCGGTTGCTGGGTGTAGTGTGGGGGacactgggtgtagtgtgtgtgtatagtgtggggtatgctgggtgtagtgtgtgtgtgtgtatagtgtggggtacgctggttgtagggggctgtatatagtgtggggtacgctgggttaaaggggatgtgtatagtgtgcggtacACCGGGTATAGTGCGTGGGGTATACTCTGTGTAGGGGGCTGTGTAAAGTGTGTGGGGTACGCCGGTTGCTGGGTGTAGTGTGGGGTacactgggtgtagtgtgtgtatagtgtggggtacactgggtgtagtgtgtgtgtgtgtgtgtgtatagtgtggggtacgcCGGGTGTAGGGgctgtgtatagtgtggggtacgtcgggtgtagtgtgtgtgtatagtgtggggtatgctgggtgtagtggctgtgtatagtgtggggtatgctgggtgtagtgtgtgtgtatagtgtggggtacactgggtgtagtgtgtgtggggtacactgggtgtagtgtgtgtgtggatagtGTGGGGTACACtaggtgtagtgtgtgtatagtgtggggtacactaggtgtagtgtgtgtatagtgtggggtacactaggtgtagtgtgtgtgtgtatagtgtggggtacactgggtgtagtgtgtgtatagtgtggggtacactgggtgtagtgtgtgtgtatgtgtgtgtatagtgtggggtacgcCGGGTGTAGGGgctgtgtatagtgtggggtacactgggtgtagtgtgtgtggatAGTGTGGGGTACACtaggtgtagtgtgtgtatagtgtggggtacactagatgtagtgtgtgtatagtgtggggtacactaggtgtagtgtgtgtgtgtgtatagtgtggggtacactgggtgtagtgtgtgtgtgtgtgtgtgtgtatatagtgtggggTACGCCGGGTGTAGGGGCTGTGTATAGTATGGGGTACGccgggtgtagtgtgtgtgtatagtgtggggtatgctgggtgtagtggctgtgtatagtgtggggtatgctgggtgtagtgtgtgtgtatagtgtggggtacactgggtgtagtgtgtgtggatAGTGTGGGGTACActaggtgtagtgtgtgtgtatagtgtggggtacactaggtgtagtgtgtgtgtgtatagtgtggggtacactgggtgtagtgtgtgtgtatagtgtggggtacactgggtgtagtgtgtgtgtgtgtggatagtgtggggtacactgggtgtagtgtgtgtggatagtgtggggtacgctgggtgtagtgtgtgtatagtgtggggtacgctgggtgtagtgtgtggatagtggggtacgctgggtgtagtgtgtgtggatagtgtggggtacactgggtgtagtgtgtgtgtgtgtgtggatagtgtggggtacactgggtgtagtgtgtgtatagtgggGTACACTGGGTTTAGTGTGTTTGTATAGTGGGGTacactgggtgtagtgtgtgtgtatagtggggtacactgggtgtagtgtgtgtgtgtgtggatagtgtggggtacactgggtgtagtgtgtgtggatagtgtggggtacgctgggtgtagtgtgtgtgtgtggatagtgtggggtacgctgggtgtagtgtgtgtgtggggtatgctgggtgtagtgtgtgtatagtgtggggtacgctgggtgtagtgtgtgtgtgtggatagtgtggggtacgctgggtgtagtgtgtgtgtgtggggtatgctgggtgtagtgtgtgtatagtgtggggtacactgagtatagtgtggggtacactgggtgtagtgtgtgtgtatagtgtggggtacgctgggtgtagtgtgtgtatagtgtggggtatgctgggtgtagtgtgtgtgtatagtgtggggtatgctgggtgtagtgtgtgtgtgtatagtgtggggtacgctgggtgtagggggctgtatatagtgtggggtacgctgggttaaaggggctgtgtatagtgtgcggtacACCGGGTATAGTGCGTGGGGTATACTCTGTGTAGGGGGCTGTGTAAAGTGTGTGGGGTACGCCGGTTGCTGGGTGTAGTGTGGGGTacactgggtgtagtgtgtgtatagtgtggggtacactgggtgtagtgtgtgtgtgtatgtgtgtgtatagtgtggggtacgcCGGGTGTAGGGgctgtgtatagtgtggggtacgtcgggtgtagtgtgtgtgtatagtgtggggtacactaggtgtagtgtgtgtatagtgtggggtacacTAGATGTAGtgggtgtatagtgtggggtacactaggtgtagtgtgtgtgtgtgtatagtgtggggtacactgggtgtagtgtgtgtgtgtgtgtgtgtgtatatagtgtggggTACGCCGGGTGTAGGGGCTGTGTATAGTATGGGGTACGccgggtgtagtgtgtgtgtatagtgtggggtatgctgggtgtagtgtgtgtatagtgtggggtatgctgggtgtagtgtgtgtgtatagtgtggggtatgctgggtgtagtgtgtgtgtatagtgtagggtaCGCTGGGTGTagggggctgtatatagtgtggggtacgctgggttaaaggggctgtgtatagtgtgcggtacACCGGGTATAGTGCGTGGGGTATACTCTGTGTAGGGGGCTGTGTAAAGTGTGTGGGGTACGCCGGTTGCTGGGTGTAGTGTGGGGTacactgggtgtagtgtgtgtatagtgtggggtatgctgggtgtagtgtgtgtgtatagtgtggggtatgctgggtgtagtgtgtgtgtatagtgtggggtacactgggtgtagtgtgtgtggatAGTGTGGTGTACACTGGGTGTAGGGGGCTGGGTATAGTGTGGGGTACACTaggtgtagtgtgtatagtgtggggtacactgggtgtagtgtgtgtggatagtgtggggtacgctgggtgtagtgtgtgtatagtgtggggtacgctgggtgtagtgtgtgtgtggatagtgtggggtacgctgggtgtagtgtgtgtggatagtgtggggtacgctgggtgtagtgtgtgtgtgtgtggatagtgtggggtacgctgggtgtagtgtgtgtgtgtgtggatagtgtggggtacgctgggtgtagtgtgtgtgtgtgtggatagtgtggggtacgctgggtgtagtgtgtgtgtggatagtGTGGGGTACACtaggtgtagtgtgtgtatagtgtggggtacactaggtgtagtgtgtgtatagtgtggggtacactaggtgtagtgtgtgtgtgtatagtgtggggtacactgggtgtagtgtgtgtgtatagtgtggggtacgctgggtgtagtgtgtgtgtggatagtgtggggtacgctgggtgtagtgtgtgtgtggatagtgtggggtacgctgggtgtagtgtgtgtgtgtgtatagtgtggggtacactgggtgtagtgtgtgtgtgtatagtgtggggtacgctgggtgtagtgtgtgtatagtgtggggtacactgggtgtagtgtgtgtggatagtgtggggtatgctgggtgtagtgtgtgtgtgtatagtgtggggcatgctgggtgtagtgtgtgtgtgtatagtgtggggtacactgggtgtagggggctgtgtatagtgtggggtatgctgggtgtagtgtgtgtgtatagtgtggggtacgctgggtgtagtgtgtgtgtgtgtatagtgtggggtatgctgggtgtagtgtgtgtgtgtgtatagtgtagggtaCACTGGGTGTAGGGGGCTGTGTATAGTGTGGAGTACActaggtgtagtgtgtgtgtgtgtatagtgtggggtacgctgggtgtagtgtgtgtgtatagtgtggggtacgctaggtgtagtgtgtgtgtgtgtgtatagtgtggggtacgctgggtgttgtgtgtgtgtgtgtgtggatagtgtggggtacactgggtgtagtgtgtgtatagtgtggggtacactgggtgtagtgtgtatagtgtggggtatgctgggtgtagtgtgtgtatagtgtggggtacactgggtgtagtgtgtatagtgtggggtacgctgggtgtagtgtgtgtgtgtggatagtgtggggtacgctgggtgtagtgtgtgtgtggatagtgtggggtacactgggtgtagtgtgtgtggatAGTGTGGGGTACGCTGGGTTTAGTGTGTGTGGATAGTGTGGGGTacgctgggtgtagtgtgtgtggatagtgtggggtacgctgggtgtagtgtgtgtgtgtgtggatagtgtggggtacgctgggtgtagtgtgtgtggatagtgtggggtacgctgggtgtagtgtgtgtgtgtgtggatagtgtggggtacgctgggtgtagtgtgtgtgtgtgtggatagtgtggggtacactgggtgtagtgtgtgtggatagtgtggggtatgctgggtgtagtgtgtatagtgtgtggtacgctgggtgtagtgtgtgtatagtgtggggtatgctgggtgtagtgtgtgtgtgtgtgtgtatagtgtggggtatgctgggtgtagtgtgtgtgtgtgtatagtgtggggtatgctgggtgtagtgtgtgtatagtgtggggtatgctgggtgtagtgtgtgtatagtgtggggtatgctgggtgtagtgtgtatagtgtgtggtacgctgggtgtagtgtgtgtatagtgtggggtatgctgggtgtagtgtgtgtgtgtgtgtatagtgtggggtacgctgggtgtagtgtgtgtgtgtgtggatagtgTGGGGTACGCTGGGTGTAGCGTGTGTGTGTGGATAGTGTGGGGTACGCTGGGTGTAGGGGGCTGTGTATATTATGGGGTACGTCGAGTGTAGTGTGGAATATGGGgctgggggtgctgtgtatagtatgggggggggcttgggTTCTCAACTAAATCTTTTAAAGTGTTATTAAGTGGCCGGGTTGGCCTGACTTGCCCAGTACCATTTTGGTCTTTGGGCCCCCACACTGGGTACAGATAGAGGTGTTGGCTGCCCCTGCACACTGGATTTCTCTAGGCCCGCTGTCTTCTGTAGGATAGCCTAGATACTTGCTATACTCTCCTGTCTGTAGATCCACcagctgctcctctcctccaCAACCCAAATTTCCTCCTGGCCCCTCAGCCCTACAGTTCTCATGATGAACTAATGAAGGGCTCTGAATAGGTgactttttaaagggattatccagcgctacaaaaacatggccctcccgggtcaggtgtggtttgcaattaagctccatttacttcaatggaactgagtttaaaaccccacccaatctggagacaagagaggtgcaaaAGTggctggatacccctttaatgggtgcCTGGTGTTAAACCACTCTCTTACTTCTCTTCCATACACAACCTTCCTGTCCTGCGGACACTTATCAGCAGATTGCCCACTTCATTGTGAGTACCCCCTATGGGACAGCCTTAGGGACTGATCTGGGCAGGAGCTCTGAACCAGCTGAGTGGCACAAAATGGTGCTTGTAACAGCAGCGGCggaacaggacaggtaagtatatgtcaCAGATGTGTCCCCAACAGCATAGTAACGTTCCTTTTCATAGTCCTTCTTTAAGATATACAGCGAAGATAGCAAAGATGACGTGCAAAGAttagatacacacatacactactgttcaaaagtttggggtcaccctgatgtatgtacactaccgttcaaaagtgtggggtcacccaaacaatttagtgttttccatgatacgtcgcacttcttcaccaccagacgttgtgaaatgaatagaaaatagagacaagacattgacaaggatAGAactaatgatttgtatgtgaaataacattgttcttccatcacactttgcttccgtcccagaatcctccttttgcagcagttccagcattgcacacctttggcattctagctattaatctgttggggtaagctggagaaattgcccccccacgcttctagaagcagctcccacaagttggattggttggatgggcacttctggcgtaccatacggtccagctgctcccacaatggggtggtgatctggtgactgcgctggccactccattacctatgatagaataccagctgctgcttctgctggaaatagttcttgcacaatttggaggtgtttagggtcattgtcctgttgtagggtgaaattggctccaaccaagcgctgcccactgggtatggcatggcggtgcagagtgatggccttccttattcacaatcccttttaccctgtacaaatctcccaccttcccagcaccaaccccagaccatcacatgacctccaccatgtataacagatggcgtcaggcattcttccagcatcttctcatttcttctgcgtctcacaaaccttcttctttgtcatccaaacacctcaaacttggattcattcgtccacaacacttttttccagtcttcctctgtccaat carries:
- the ATRAID gene encoding all-trans retinoic acid-induced differentiation factor, producing MAAAPGVVWLFLVVSGALGAAQPICSWCPGEMRNVSEVGRRCVGTPGARIVARCCVTGNDTVIGLDLHNCSLFHLDPALHLSAALAAIDLSQNPLQDLPADAFQGLIGLEYIALPPNISCPGGDGAWRRVNSSADARICQDQKDWCNSTGDQALLCPENSLCAPAGPGYTQCLCAPGFRGYKCMREGSFPTILFFGILSSVTLSLSILLWCTQRKKVKSP